One window of the Sphaerochaeta associata genome contains the following:
- a CDS encoding DUF6530 family protein yields MNIPTTLKHKPVIVVPNYENVDGAMALQSDAKGLSVGLAQWNDRGNIEASAKVWRHTGEKWSRQSEELPLHRVLDLAILVCRTNLYFQDAYRLPKYYDPAQTRIDRIPMQGDAMTVEVCTDNEMIDTDIRLLADVVSREGERLGERFALLSSLLKTMGY; encoded by the coding sequence ATGAATATTCCTACAACACTCAAGCACAAGCCGGTCATTGTAGTCCCGAATTATGAGAATGTGGATGGTGCTATGGCACTACAGAGCGACGCAAAAGGACTTTCGGTCGGCCTTGCCCAATGGAACGACCGGGGAAACATCGAAGCCTCTGCAAAAGTGTGGCGCCATACCGGAGAGAAATGGTCACGCCAAAGCGAGGAGCTGCCGCTGCACCGTGTCCTGGATCTGGCGATATTGGTGTGCAGAACCAATTTGTACTTTCAGGATGCCTATCGGTTACCCAAGTATTACGATCCCGCCCAAACACGAATTGACCGGATACCGATGCAGGGTGATGCGATGACGGTTGAGGTATGTACGGACAATGAGATGATCGATACCGATATTCGCCTGCTTGCCGATGTGGTCTCCCGGGAAGGGGAGCGCTTGGGAGAACGGTTCGCGTTGCTCTCATCGCTTTTGAAAACCATGGGATACTGA
- a CDS encoding GIY-YIG nuclease family protein — protein MDKKALRKQYEEMRHPMGCFMLTCSISGEHYIGVTKDLDTIKQRIFFRLSVGALANLPSLQAAYANHGEDAFTFKILEFLPPMEETEAIEENLAILLELYKEQVLQAKEIRV, from the coding sequence ATGGATAAGAAAGCTTTAAGAAAGCAATATGAAGAGATGAGACACCCGATGGGGTGTTTTATGCTCACCTGTTCAATCAGCGGCGAGCACTATATTGGTGTTACCAAGGATCTGGATACCATCAAGCAACGCATCTTCTTCAGACTGTCGGTAGGGGCCCTGGCGAATCTTCCGAGCCTTCAGGCTGCCTATGCGAACCATGGAGAGGATGCATTCACCTTCAAAATCCTTGAGTTTCTCCCACCGATGGAAGAAACGGAGGCAATAGAGGAGAATCTAGCGATCCTGTTGGAGTTGTATAAGGAACAGGTTCTTCAAGCAAAGGAGATACGTGTATGA